A region of the Melanotaenia boesemani isolate fMelBoe1 chromosome 6, fMelBoe1.pri, whole genome shotgun sequence genome:
TTGGAGGTTAGTAGATTACTCTAATTACAGCCTGTTTTAAATGTCCATTTTCCTGTATTAAACTCATCTTGTACTCCAGGTGGCGCCAGACTTCTTTGAGTATTTTCAAGCCCTGCTGCCACTCCTTAAATCTGACCCCAGTCTGTGGTGTGTCTCGGCCTGGAATGACAACGGCAGGGATGGCTACGTGGACCCTGGCAAGGCAGACCTGCTGTACCGGACAGACTTCTTTCCCGGTCTGGGGTGGATGCTCCTCAGGGAGGTGTGGGAGGAGTTGGAGCCCAAGTGGCCTGCGTCATTCTGGGACGACTGGATGCGTCAGCCCGAGCAGCGCCGCGAACGTGCCTGTATACGGCCAGAGATCTCACGCACTTTAACATTTGGCCGTCAGGGCGTGAGTCTGGGTCAGTTCTACGACAAATACCTGCGCTACATTAAACTTAATAGCGAGTCTGTGCCTTTCACTCAGCTGGACTTAAGTTACTTGAAGGAGGAGACGTACAGACAGAGTTTTGATAAGGAAGTTTACAATGCACCTGTGGTTACATATGAAGATGTGAAGCAGGGCCTTCTTAAAGGACCGGGGCCTTTCCGCCTCCAGTACTCAAGCAAGGACAGTTTCAAAATGCTCACTAAAAACCTGGGAATCATGGATGACTTGAAGTCTGGCGTGCCAAGGACAGGTTACAGAGGGGTtgtcagcttcttcttcaaaggAAGGAGAATTTACTTGGCTCCGCCTCCAGGATGGACTCAGTATGATCCCAGCTGGAGCTGATGATCTCTGCACCCCTACATGCTGCAGCCTTTTGGTGTCTCTAAAAATCTGTTAGGTAAAGGCTTTCCAGACCAAAGATGAAAGTGATTTTTCTAATTCTGTCATTAAAATGCAGAATTTATTGTCCCTGGTAGGGATTATTGCCAATGCTACTCAGGTCGTTTTCATTACTCCCTGTGTCGGAAGCAGCCTGAACAGTGAATTAGGCAAATCTGCTGTAATTCAccagagatttatttttatatgatgCTAATTGTGCACATTCATTAATGCATTTGATGCAGTAACctaatttgcctttttttctttaaattatttgcagTTTATGGTAGACCATGaccaaatacatttaaagataCAATCTGTGGTATGCTTGGTTTTAGTGTCAGTGGTTGGTTAATACTGCAGTATAATCTGTGATTTGATCGTGATTGTTTGTCTTCTGTGGAAATCAGTTCTAAATTGTGTttcatatgattttttttttattctcctataaaatatttctgtagGGTTTGTCATTTTACAAACAACTACATCTGAGtacatttgcatatttttcaATAAACAAATCTATCCAAATTTTGCTTTTTGCTCACTTTCACTCGTGAATAAGATATTTACttatttgatttattagttTATGATTATAAAAACAACTCTtgattattaaatataaaatccGCACGTGATTTTAATTTGAGTTCCCCAAACACCAGCTGTGTTGCGTAGTCCTATAAAGAAATACTtatttaaaatcatgtaaaaagaTCGTGAAGATAAGCGTTACCGTGTCTACGGTGGCCGTCTTGTCTCAAACGCTGCAGCCAGTCAAGTAAGTGTTCTGTTTACTTCATTGGTGATGAGGTGAGGCTGAAGCCGCAAGCTAGCTAGCCTAGCTATAGTGATAAGTGCCGGTAAGGATGGATGACAAAGGGCACTTGACGGGAGGTCTTAGTGACAAACCTTCTGATTTGCGGCTGAAGGCAGCTGTTCATTCTTACCTCTTCTGTAAAGCAGCCGTTACGTTTTTATTAACGGCGTTAGCAAATTAGCACGCTAAGCTAAGCTAGCTGCAGTGGGGTCGGGTTTCGGTGTGGTGTAATATGGCTGTTATCGCAAACTCAGCTCTTGTTATCGCTGGAAAAATTTTCTGATTCCGTTTAGTCGCTGCAAAGTGGACCGGGTCTCTTAAGGAAACAAGCTGAGTCTGCGTGGGGAAGGACCTTAAAAGTTACTGCTTGCGAAATCGTGCGGCCTGGAATGGAGCCAGGCGACTTGCGTGAAAGCCCCGCCGGTTCCGGGGAGTCTGATGCGGGGGAATGGGGGGATGTTATCCCCGGGGCGGATGAGGAGGTCAGAGGTGCTGAAACTAAAGAATCAACAGCTGAGACGTCGCTCAGGCACACCTGCGAGGAAGGTGAAAGCGGAAAACAAAAAAGCGGCGCGGAGCTGTTACGCAGTCCACACGAAGAAGAGCTGGATCCCCGGATCCAGGTGCGACAACCAGCCCCTTTTTGTTCTTTCCCCTTCATCCACACAGGTAGCTGTTAGACGCagacatttttaattgttgtaattGTTGCTCACAGCAGCTTGGTGGGTATTTGTTGATAGCTTCCTGTTGGGGCTAACGTGGATGTAGCAGTGAGTCAGACTAAAACATGCTATTAATTATTCAGAGTACTTTACgttaattacattttacaatAATCTGTGCTAATCCAGTTCTCTGGTCAAAACTCATTATATGTATCTATCACAAATGTCAAATGcactttatttgttctttattaaaattattacatGCCCAATACATCTTAACTATAGTAAGAATTTacaataaatccatttttagtattatagcgcttttccagtcagcttgactactcaaagtgctttactcTGCATgtcccattcacacacacacacacacacacacatagggagGCAATGCcaggttcagtgtcttgcccaggGATGCTTAGGCATgcagtcaggggaagcctggaatcgatccaccgacCTGCGGTTAGAAGAtggctgctcttcctcctgagctacagctgacTTTTTATCAAGCGACTATTTCTGTTGTTTAATGTAACAGGAAGAGTTGGAGCACCTCAATGAGGCCAGTGCAGAAATCAACAGACTGGAACTGCAGTTAGATGTAAGTACAGATTACTATTTACTATTTATGGGCAGAATAATTTTGtagcttcttttctctttttctgtcattttgagctgattgtgtgtgtttggactgTTGATCAAGCAAATTAATCCAAATATGATCAGATTTCCACTATTTTCCCACTTCTCctgaaacaaaatataataaaaatgtcttgCTGCCtcccatgtttaaatatacactTGTTTAATGAGGCTTTTTCAAACCGAGATTAATATAAATGATTAATATAATGCAAGCTCattataaatggaaaaaatatgtACCATCACTCTGGGAATTGCTTCTGAGTCTGTACCCTGAAAGCACTAATCAATATTAAAATTTGGTTTTCAGAATATGTAAAGCGCCGTGGCTGGGAGAAAAAGAATGGAGCTCTTgggaaacaaaaaatatattgtagCTGGTAGTTTGGCATTTTGTGTGCAGGGAAGCTGTTCATTGTTTACTTCCAGCTCTTCTCTTGCATGAAATGTGGTCATTTGTTCCAACGCAGGTGAAtctaattttctcattttcctgCATTACCGCTCCAGGATGCCAGATCAGGCTACCGGAAGATCCTCACCGAGTCTGCCAGGAAGCTGAATGCTCAGAGCTCTCAGCTGGGTAGCTGCATAGAAAAAGCACGACCGTATTATGAAGCCCGCCGCCTCGCAAAGGAGGTATTAAGAAATATTATATTTCCTTTGGTAACCTTAGCCGGTAGCACATTCTCTGAACTGAACATGGTCTTGACATTTAATGAAAAGGTAAAGTTGGACTACTTGGGTGTAGCTGAGTTGTTGAGTTGTGTCCTTGTCATGTTTCCCTTCTGCAGCCTGTGAAAGTTTGTCTGCTCTCTGTAGGCACAGCAGGAGACCCAGAAGGCAGCTCTGAGCTACGAGCGGGCCGTTTCCATGCACACAGCTGCCAGGGAGATGGTTTACGTGGCAGAGCAGGGCCTGCTGGCTGACGGCAGGAACACTCTGGATCCCACCTGGCAGGAGATGCTCAACCACGCCACCGCCAAGGTAACACAGAAGACGAGGCACACAGTAGAAACAGCCTCTTGTTGAAGGAGAtgctctttttttgtgtttcactcATCTACATGACCTCACTGCTTTGTTACACATACAGTTGTTATTGATTTTTTTGGCGGTTTTGGCAACATTCAAACAGATTGTTTTGATCGGCTGGCTGAAGAAATAGCTTTTAACTCCGTCTGCTGAATCGGGTTGCTTTGTAGTACAGGTGGTGTTTTCTTTACTCCTGAGAGTCAGATAATAAGACTTCTGTAATGTTTGAGGTAGTGCACAGTTATGTCAAGGAGCGAAGAAGATTTTCTTCCTTTACTGGCCTTAAAGTTACAGAGCACTTATAAAAAGTAAGTGAGTTTTGCTCTGCATCTGTATGATTGGAGTGTAGGCAGGAAGGATGTGTCTGTGCAAACCAAAATATCTGCCACTTGATCAGGTCCACCTCCTAGTACCAGGCTAGATCCTCTTTAtatcttggtgtgatagattgaacaaggtgccGGAAACCTtactcagaggttttgctccatattgacatgacagcatcacacagctgctgcatccATGccaatctcccgttccaccacatcccaaagctgctctactggatccAGATCTGGTGattgtggaggccgttggagtccaatgaactcatcgtcatgttccaAGAAAGCAATGTCACTATTATAGATATTCTTGTTATGATAACGTCTAAGAAATTATTGCAATTTTACTATTATAACGATTACTTTGCATTAATTTCCTACACTATAAAGCACAAAGTCACGAGCGTACATGAACACTCCTTataggtctttaagttttatttatttcttttgaacccaacataacaaaataatataaaaacaaagtcaaataaCCAACTTGTACCTGGACTTGGGAGCTTCTCAGTGTTTCCCACAGACCAGGTCTGTGGTGCTTCTGGTGAGGGAATGAAATGTGGTGTCGTGGCGGTTAGGTATTTAACTAAAATAGATGAAATACCTATTTTACTATCATTTATCTGCATAGAAAGGCATGGCTGGAGGTAATGAATTGCTAACAGATATTAAGCGTAAACTAGCTTCCCTTCCCAAGgggtcagtgaatgcagcacgcattcctctcctcctcagaagttttttttttttttaatgcgaGAAAAGTGCCGGTGTTGAACCCCCTCACCAGTAATGTTAGGGTGttaaagttcagtttatttgccatttgcagtataagaaaccacattggaaaacagttgcGAAGAGCTCAAAGTGTCAACATTTAAAAGACCAAACATACGAAACACAAGcctaaaataaacacatggGCACGTCCtaaaaacactgtataaataaacagcagTAAAAGAGGTCATTTCTGAGGTATTTCAAAGTGTATTGTTCAAAGTCATGACAGCTTGAGGAAAAAAACTTAATATGATGAGATGTGatgcatttaaaatctttttcctgAGGGCAGGAGGTGGAACATCTCTGTAGCAGGGTGGCCAGAGGGATCATTGATGATCTGTAAAAATGTTAAGAATCTAGATTTGTAAATGTCCTCCAGGACTGGCAGGTCGCAGCCTATTGTCCTGTGAGCAGAGCGAACCACtctgtttaaagttttctttcacAGTGAGCTTACCAAACCACACGGTGACATCCTCATCTCCCACGAGTTTGATGCCCTCAAATCCATGCATAGTCAGCTGACTTACTTTTTCCATGTTGCCTTTAGAGACCTCGGTGTCTCGCAGTCATTGATGATGGGTGCTTTTAAcacagttaattacataaattatttaccaccgttaacatgttttttttgacagccttaagaAAAAGTTAAACAGGTGAAATGTGCTGATGAAgcgtttcattcagtggagtcgctctaaataaagttcagatctcagctAACGCGCTGATGTTAacacctacaaagaatattggatccatttaaagttgtacgactcagaaattcctagaATGATGAACATTCAGCTTGTTCGTCTGTGTGTGTTGCCATGACGACCGTGACGCTATCGGcgtaacaccggagcaggagaactcctccatctgctcctcactggagcaacatgcttccatctccacctgcctgaGAGAGTCTAGAAAACTGGGCTGATTTTTTTCAactggttgacgtgttttccgACGCGTGCACTCTGACGGAAACCCGTGTGTGCACAGGTATcgctgtgtgtgtgctcactgcgATGGACAGAGAGCAGCTACGACATGCCGTCATGGAAACCAGATAAAttgcatcagactgtttactgtttgataaaaggacgAAGTGTAAatctgttctagaggaaatgtgactttaaatgaccatatcagatttatttcaaagtacatACGTGTGTgttgacatcacttcctgtggcGGCAcccgcagtcttagcattagctgctagtGTGAGCGGTCATACACTGCAAAAGACTTCACAGGTggatgtaatccacactggtgaatgaaaacatctgaacttgACCTCATCTTGGCAGGAGAAGCAGATTTTGGACGGACCcaccacaggaaaccagttgcgTGTATAAATGCTAAGATCTTGCCGACCCTCGGTACGTCACGCAAGAGCAGGGTCACGTTACCGGAAATGAGGACAGATAAAAAATTGATCTCCAAGTTTTGTAAATCGATATtcgattcatttaatttatatggCTTCAAATCAGtaaatcgattttttttttaacccaacccTGTTCAAGACCTGCTCCTGCTTTTAAATCCatgatttatttctgttcataatttctcttCTCCACATTCATGGATCCCAAAAGGTGAACCAGTGGATCATAGAAGACGTCCCCTGGTTACATCTTGTTTTTTCACTCTCACTAGAAATCTGAATCCGATCCATCTGCCTGTTTTATAATCAGCAGATTTCACAGCTGTGGCTCCTGCTACTTCAGTTTACTTCTAGTTTCCACCTCCTCAGCATGAACTGAATGATAAGAGACGGTACGCGCAGCAGagaagctgatcagctgatcaccaacagtCACGTCATGAGggagcaacaggagagggagggggggaggTGGCGGACAGAGCGCAGAGCGATCGGAGCAGCAACGTCTGCGCAAAACGCGCAAAGTAAAAAATCACCGTGGAATAAAGTGCCCTGTATAGGCATGTAGCCTACTGTAGCCTACCCTAGCCTACCAACTAGAACTGCACTTCATCCTAATCGCGTTGTTTTCTGCGTTGTTTTCTGCGTTGTTTTCTGCGTTGTTTGCTGACTTCGGGATGTTCAGtattaataatgttaatttCTTTAGGCTAAAATGACCTTTGCTGAGTTACAGTAATCGGTGGGCAGGTCTCTAAGCACTGTATATCCTACTACCCTTTGGTAAGCTCCAGATGTCGTCAGCCGGCTTCTCTGTACCAAATATCCTGCTGCTTCAGGTTTTCTTTTGATAGGCCTCGTGCGTTGTGCATGTAGAGGAGGAAAtcagctgtcagtgtgtgtgcacgtATCAGTGATGAGTGGGTTGATCCACACTGACCAGTTGCAAGTCGCCAataaagctaataaagacatttcttaaaatattcagaCTTCATGCTTGCTTGCATTAAGGAGGTTCGGGGTGGAATCTGGCGCATTGCTCTATGTGGGAAACCttcttctttctggaaactactttataaaaatgtttttcaccattttattttcagtctgagTTCAAGAATTTCTAAACCCAGGAAACCATCTAGCTGGACTTCCAGCTGTCCTTCAGCAGAATCGCTGCTGTTTGACATGTAAATACCGTatcttaataataatacaagTGTTGCTCGCTGACGACTAAAAACGGCTTAAGCtgctggttatcctgcaggtggtgcGTTTCCTCCTTTTGCTGCAACTCTTTATGTCAGGCTGGTGATCcgtcctccacaatgacacccagacctttttctttctagaccgacccccccccccccccccaaaaaaaaaaacccaacaaaaacccaacaaaaatcCAACAAAGATGATTTAGTATGTTTGGAGAAGTTAATCCTTCGTCTGTCGTCCTGTCCCACTCCGGCGCTCCTCTTCTGCAGTTCAcactgaaggaaaacaaagcagcacaggCGGCAGCACACGGATGTTGTATAACCACGTTTATGTTCCAGGCATGAGTTGTGCTGATCTGCCGACATGGTTCAGACATAATCCTTCATGGAAAATGAGAGCATTGAGGGgtttttatgattaattaatagAGACGATGGATGTTGGAGGTGATTGgatctttgtgacatggtgcatcatCCTGCTGGAAGCAGCCAGTAAActtagtttcctgttcttagctggcaggaggcacccggtgttctcctgctgctgtagcccatctgcttcaaggctggacgtgttgtgtgttcagagatgatactctgcagactttggttggaaccagtgcttatctgacttcctgttttctttctatcatctccaaccagtctgtccattctcctctggcCTCTgcttgctggatattttctcttcttcagaccattctctggaaaccctggagatggttgtgtgtaaatactcagaccaacaaccatgccacgttcaaagtcacttaattcccctttcttcctcattctgatgctcagttcaAGTcctcttcaccatgtctacatgctgccatgtgattggctgattagatatttgcgttaacaagctgttgaacaggtggagctgatgaagtagatggtgtgtgtgtgtgtgtgtgtgtgtgtgtgtgtgtgtgtgtgtgtgtgtgtgtgtgtgtgtgtgtgtgtgtgtgtgtgtgtgtgtgtgagatgagCCTAAAATTTGGTGGATGTTCACAGTCCTGTTAACTCCAGTAGTTTGTTAGAACAAACCACACACTGAGCACCTTACAGCATTTCTACTATAAAAaaggtattttatttattctgaacAAAACatgtcgtgtgtgtgtgtgtcctggtgCATCTGGCAGGTAAATGAAGCGGAAGAGGAGCGACTGCGCAGTGAGAGGGAGCACATGCGCGTCACACATGCCTGTCAGGAGGCCGAGGCTCGGGTCCAGATGCTGCTCAAGTCCCTGAAGAGAGTCATCCTGAAGTCCAAACCTTACTTTGAGCTCAAGGCCCAGTTCAACCACATACTGGAGGTAACAGACAACCACACAGCTGAGCTGTCTTTCCTGATGAGAGAATTGAGTTGAACTGTAATTATCCTGCTGAAGTGGCTCCAAAGCTGCAGTGTTGTGAGTTTCAGATGGATTTACTAAAGTTGGCTGTTCGTTCACCTCCAGGAGCACAAAGCCAAAGTCCTGCAGCTGGAGCAGCAAGTGACCAAAGTGAAGACTCGCTATTCCATCGCCCTGCGAAACCTGGAGCAGATCAGCGAGCAGATCCACGCCCAGAGGGGGGGAGACCCGGCAGAGGGAGGACACCCCACGGTCTGCGCCGGGAGGAGCCCCCCTGTCGGAGCCGAGTCAGACACCAGGGTTCAGACGGAGGATGGAGCCTGCGGTGGCAGCGCGATGGGGAAAGATCAAGCCGATGCCGCCATCCAGCTGGTGGAGCGATACAAGGACAGCGAAAAGGAGAGGGAGCGAGCCGGGTCGGATTCTCTCTCCGTGTTCAGCCTGCAGACCATCGCTTCCGACCTGGAGAAATACGACTCCATCGAGCACCTCGGCGACCTGAGCGATGTGGGCAGCGTAACTGGGGACgaaggggagagagagaggggggcaGGGATGAATAAAAGAGACAAGCTGACAGAAACGAGTGCCAGAGAGCGCCAGCAACAGTTCTACAAGCAGCACCACCGAAGCTTCAGCTTGTGAACGGATGCAGAGCCAAAAGGGAGGACGGCAGCTAAGTCTAAGACGGAGAATTAGCTCAGACAGACCTGGATGTAAATACGCACATTATTATAAGCTGAACACAGTCAACACTACAGAGACCCCCAGCTTCCATCCCTTCAGGTTAACTGCAGCCAAAATTCACTCCCTCTGAAGATAGAAGTTGTTTCTGGAGCAGACGTGTTTAGAAAGTCATCATTTCTTACTTCTGAGGCTAATTGCTGATCTGATTTGCTGAGACTggtgaacccccccccccccttccagTCACATCAAGTCCCATCAGCGCTGGCTGCAAGGTGGAGGCGCACAGGCCTCTCCAGACACGCTGAGATCACTCAAAGTCAGGAAAGATGACAAAAACCTTTCTCTGGTGCTGCAGAGTGACAGCATGTATTTATCTCCTGGAACGTGCTGGAAGAGGCTGCATCTGCAGCAGAGACATGGGTTTTTTGAATATTCCTGAAGTAGACTTCAGTCTGAAAGCATGCACCAAAACACAGAGGGAAAGTTTGGGATGAAGAAGCTCCATCATGCTTGTGTCTTAATGTATCTCTCCCGATTTGTGTTATTTGGATGTTGTTTACATTGATTCCCTTTTTGTTTGCCtttaaatgagtttaaaaaaaaaagtgtgcctTGACACTCAACAAGGTGATCTCTCTCCAGACCTCTTCAGAGAACAATCGAGagacattttataattttttattttaataatcctGAATTGGACTCCGTTCCTGACACTTGAAagatttttgattttatttttttattttctgctgcacTTTGTCGTCAGTCTGACTTGTAAATGTCTGTAATTATCAGCCCTGGAAGATAATGTGGAAAGTTGTATAGATGTTCAGATTACCTGCACatgtatttaaataattgaCACAGCTGAACTGAAACATGCACCTCACCACCTGTGATGCTGACATCTTTACCCTCTGCTgtaacccccccacccccacccccaccccaatCCATCACCCATCCTTTCATTTGTCATAGTAATCAATAAACAGATCATACCTCCCGGAACtcgtctgtttttatttgatgtgtGTCTGAGAGGAGTTTCTGCTGGAAAGCTGATGCTGAggcggggggagggggggtgtcTTCCTCTGCTCCCCTTCAATTATTCAGCAGATGTAAAAATATGAAGCAGGATGCTGATCACGGAGAGAAGGAAGAGGATGTTACGAGTCAGTGATGGAGTAGACTACCAATGTTGGAGAAATGACTGATTGCTGCTTCGTTGACTTAAGCTCCAAAGAGCTTttggttgggggggggggcttagCAGTGTTAAAACCACAGCGCCATATCCGCGCCTCTGCGCGCGTGTCATCCTGCCGCGGTGTAATGATTCCCAGCGGGATAAATCCTCACGCTTATCATCCATCCAAAGCTGCTTCTTTAGATTCATTATGATATATCGGTGTGGTGGGCGCAGACCGTGGCGTGTTTCATGTTTTCGGGGGAGGGGGGTTGGATAAACGCATGAGAGGGGCTGTTACGCACGGTACGTCTCCATGATGACGTCGTGAATTAGCTCAAGATTgtagagaggagagaaaaaaggagggGAGTGTGGTGAATCGGTGTTCCGTCGTTTATGTGGATGCGTTTGTGTACAGTGCAtgtatcttttattttctttcatttatcgTATGATTTTTggcatttcttcatttttgctACGCGTAACCGCAATATTGTGAAATAATTCGAATAATATAGTCTaccgttttattttattcttttgtaaGATTGTGTTTGCGCCCGGAGCAGATTGCACATTTACTGTATAGCCATATTAACACAGCCATAACCTACAAATCATTTGTAAAGATGCACATTTGTACCAAATAATCCGACACCGGGGCTTTCCTTGGCGGGTCCCACCCGGAGGATTTACTCTTATCTTGACTGAGCTCATCGGACTAATAGTAAGTACACATGCTACAGCTTTACTTCAAGGCGTTCGTGCTACTATTGCTGTTAGTcgcagtttttagtttttagggcgcatttctggagaaaaacacTGCGGATAATCTGGACAGATGTCATAATCGCTGCTCGCTTTGAATGCAGAAGACATGCATATTCGATGGACACATCCAGGCCTGTTTTTGAGTTTCTTCCTGCAGGAAACGACCATCCTGTCTGCATTTACCTTTATGTGCTTCAGAAAGAGACGGTGAGATTTTTCACGCCAGCTGAGGCGACGCGCAGCTGCTTTGGACAGATGGCATGTTATTTCTAGCTCCGTTCATATGGAGGCTATACGGGCTCGTTAATATGGTCGGCCTTCCTCTACAGGCCGTCACGGATTCCCTCGTCAACAGCCGACAAGCAACTACCGGCAGCATACGGTTGGTGGCACCCTCACTGTGACCCTCACGTCTCAGTAGTTCATGCTCAGCCGTGCACGAAATGCGGGTTGGTGTCTGTGACCGTGTCCAGGGTCGACCAGGACGTGCTTGTGGAACAGGAGCTGTGCGCTATCCGTGGTCCTGAAACGGACCGGATCAGCTCTCCCGGCATTCTTAACACACAAGGAAGtaggcagtgtgtgtgtgtgtgtgtgtgtgtgcgcgcgcgcgcgTATAGGTGGTTATCAGCAGTGGAGGTGGCCGTGGGATGGACGGTGGTGATCTGCGCTGTGAAAACGCTGTCCGCGAGGCTGAAGACATAATTGTATTACCACCTTCAAGCTGGTTGACAGGCCCCCTTCCTGCTGTCAGCTCCGTGCCACTGCGGCTACAGCTGATGGAGAGGGCTGCTTCCATCCCTACACTCACTCTAAAGTCTTGAAGCAGctcccatttctttttttatggtcAGGAAAACAGGAATCAGGTGAAGTAATTTATTAGAACGTGTAAAGGCAAATAGAAACATTAGATGAagcaaaaacagagtttgtaaGTGACCATTTCTTTGAATAGT
Encoded here:
- the sh3bp5la gene encoding SH3-binding domain protein 5-like, a isoform X1, with the protein product MEPGDLRESPAGSGESDAGEWGDVIPGADEEVRGAETKESTAETSLRHTCEEGESGKQKSGAELLRSPHEEELDPRIQEELEHLNEASAEINRLELQLDDARSGYRKILTESARKLNAQSSQLGSCIEKARPYYEARRLAKEAQQETQKAALSYERAVSMHTAAREMVYVAEQGLLADGRNTLDPTWQEMLNHATAKVNEAEEERLRSEREHMRVTHACQEAEARVQMLLKSLKRVILKSKPYFELKAQFNHILEEHKAKVLQLEQQVTKVKTRYSIALRNLEQISEQIHAQRGGDPAEGGHPTVCAGRSPPVGAESDTRVQTEDGACGGSAMGKDQADAAIQLVERYKDSEKERERAGSDSLSVFSLQTIASDLEKYDSIEHLGDLSDVGSVTGDEGERERGAGMNKRDKLTETSARERQQQFYKQHHRSFSL
- the mgat1a gene encoding alpha-1,3-mannosyl-glycoprotein 2-beta-N-acetylglucosaminyltransferase a is translated as MIRKRGCLIFCGAFLFVTWNAILVLMLWGRPPSSQLEKGEQEVAEDPTGDMVGDLIRVADELEEELEQQKKVLFQIQTLWEQSKRHNGKAVAPSQPVIPILVIACNRVTVRRCLDKLLQHRPSSELYPIIVSQDCGHADTAEVIRSYGNNVTHLKQPDLSDIPVRPEHKKFQGYYKISRHYRWALNQVFKELSHSSVVVVEDDLEVAPDFFEYFQALLPLLKSDPSLWCVSAWNDNGRDGYVDPGKADLLYRTDFFPGLGWMLLREVWEELEPKWPASFWDDWMRQPEQRRERACIRPEISRTLTFGRQGVSLGQFYDKYLRYIKLNSESVPFTQLDLSYLKEETYRQSFDKEVYNAPVVTYEDVKQGLLKGPGPFRLQYSSKDSFKMLTKNLGIMDDLKSGVPRTGYRGVVSFFFKGRRIYLAPPPGWTQYDPSWS
- the sh3bp5la gene encoding SH3-binding domain protein 5-like, a isoform X2, which gives rise to MRRSEVLKLKNQQLRRRSGTPARKVKAENKKAARSCYAVHTKKSWIPGSRCDNQPLFVLSPSSTQEELEHLNEASAEINRLELQLDDARSGYRKILTESARKLNAQSSQLGSCIEKARPYYEARRLAKEAQQETQKAALSYERAVSMHTAAREMVYVAEQGLLADGRNTLDPTWQEMLNHATAKVNEAEEERLRSEREHMRVTHACQEAEARVQMLLKSLKRVILKSKPYFELKAQFNHILEEHKAKVLQLEQQVTKVKTRYSIALRNLEQISEQIHAQRGGDPAEGGHPTVCAGRSPPVGAESDTRVQTEDGACGGSAMGKDQADAAIQLVERYKDSEKERERAGSDSLSVFSLQTIASDLEKYDSIEHLGDLSDVGSVTGDEGERERGAGMNKRDKLTETSARERQQQFYKQHHRSFSL